The following proteins are co-located in the Spirosoma montaniterrae genome:
- a CDS encoding RagB/SusD family nutrient uptake outer membrane protein, producing MKRTYTYIALLTGALWLGGCKDLDLAPANRFTEANYWTSADRALSVLNTAYAGLFKSDYFFYNEALSDNAFNQLGDAAGANSIGRGSYNAALPRLKDEWDFHYAGIKTVHILQANIDRVPNLDPTLKARILAEARVIRAHHYFQLMTWFGDVPLLKEDVSIEQSRSLTRTPRAEVLAFVLSELDAAAAALPTNVQYAAADNGRITKGAALALKARVLLYENRWQEVATTCEQLINNTTNGTYGLFPSYSGLFLPQNENSQESILAMQFAPNLVTWSNFRDFVPLTIGDRVNNLAPTQELVNDYLTINGRTITEAGSGFVEADQYNNRDPRLTATIVYDAYQWTKPDGTTSTIFIRPGSTPVGQDARNEFGKQNASTTGYYVRKYYDPTSNANFQSGLNLMLIRYADVLLMYAEAKNELNQLDAGVWNTTIGALRRRAGFTDANALNFPAGANQVALRAVVRRERRSELAMEGLRIFDIRRWRIAETVLNGFARGAKFGDPTVDNGYARVDRRSFDPAKNYLWPIPQLERDLNTNLAQNPGW from the coding sequence ATGAAACGAACCTACACATACATAGCCCTGCTAACTGGCGCGTTGTGGCTGGGGGGCTGCAAAGACCTCGACCTGGCTCCGGCTAACCGCTTCACCGAGGCCAATTACTGGACTTCTGCCGACCGGGCGTTGAGCGTTCTCAACACGGCCTATGCGGGCCTGTTCAAGAGCGACTATTTTTTCTATAACGAGGCCCTGTCCGACAACGCCTTCAATCAGTTGGGCGATGCCGCCGGAGCCAACTCCATCGGGCGCGGCAGCTACAACGCGGCCCTGCCCCGGCTCAAAGACGAGTGGGATTTCCACTACGCGGGTATCAAAACGGTGCATATCCTGCAAGCCAACATCGACCGCGTACCGAACCTCGACCCGACTCTAAAAGCCCGGATTCTGGCCGAAGCGCGGGTTATTCGGGCGCATCACTATTTTCAGTTGATGACGTGGTTTGGCGACGTGCCGCTTCTCAAAGAAGATGTCTCGATTGAGCAATCGCGGTCGCTGACCCGGACGCCCCGCGCCGAAGTGCTGGCTTTTGTGCTGAGCGAATTAGATGCCGCAGCCGCAGCCTTGCCGACCAACGTACAGTACGCAGCCGCCGACAACGGGCGCATCACCAAAGGCGCGGCCCTTGCCCTGAAAGCGCGGGTGCTGCTCTACGAAAATCGCTGGCAGGAAGTAGCCACCACCTGCGAACAGCTCATCAACAACACCACCAATGGTACATACGGCCTGTTTCCGTCGTATAGCGGGTTATTTTTGCCGCAGAACGAAAACAGTCAGGAGTCGATTCTGGCGATGCAGTTTGCGCCAAACCTCGTGACCTGGAGCAACTTCCGCGACTTTGTGCCACTCACCATTGGCGACCGGGTGAACAACCTCGCGCCCACACAGGAATTGGTCAACGATTACCTGACCATCAACGGGCGCACCATTACGGAGGCCGGTTCGGGATTCGTAGAAGCCGATCAATACAACAACCGCGACCCGCGTCTGACCGCCACCATCGTGTATGACGCGTATCAGTGGACCAAACCTGACGGAACCACGAGTACCATCTTTATCCGGCCCGGCAGCACGCCCGTGGGGCAGGATGCCCGTAACGAATTCGGCAAACAGAACGCATCAACCACCGGCTACTACGTTCGGAAATACTACGACCCAACGTCGAACGCCAATTTTCAGTCAGGGCTGAACCTGATGCTGATTCGCTACGCCGACGTGCTGCTGATGTATGCCGAAGCCAAAAACGAACTGAATCAGTTGGATGCGGGCGTCTGGAACACCACCATCGGTGCACTGCGTCGGCGGGCGGGCTTCACCGATGCCAACGCGCTGAACTTCCCGGCGGGGGCCAATCAGGTTGCGCTGCGGGCAGTTGTCCGGCGCGAACGGCGGTCGGAACTGGCGATGGAAGGGCTGCGGATTTTCGACATTCGGCGGTGGCGCATCGCCGAAACGGTATTGAACGGCTTTGCGCGCGGAGCCAAATTTGGCGATCCCACCGTCGACAACGGCTACGCCCGCGTTGACCGGCGCAGCTTCGACCCGGCTAAAAACTACCTCTGGCCCATTCCGCAACTCGAACGCGATCTCAACACTAACTTGGCCCAAAATCCGGGCTGGTGA
- a CDS encoding SusE domain-containing protein, whose protein sequence is MKRILTFLLLVGGLAGLLTQCTEPGRDLDVTISDVGNFFSPDDNRFVKLQPATPAAVVFEWGQARAQDGTLVLYEVAFDKETGDFSKPIYKITSDNNGVLNKATIAHRDLNRVAALAGIGSLGTGKLKWTVLASRGVNVKQAGASRMLQVERPAGFADIPADIFLTGDATEAGADLAKAIKLRAVRPGEFEVYTSLKAGTYRFVDRTTGTPKAFYIDGVNIKENGTTTVTGPSKVYKVTLDFNNAAARLTEVKSLGLWYSNDNAVRFPLTYTGNGTWTLTNTKIDFPAVPWGKEERYKFRLTVVGADGKDAYEWYGSSNSDNSRADANSPASYFYLFPIAESQWDYSYKFNGAVDGKNVDLLVSLTPTAQYFHRVTIK, encoded by the coding sequence ATGAAACGCATACTTACCTTTCTCCTTTTAGTTGGTGGCCTGGCGGGGCTGCTGACGCAGTGTACCGAGCCGGGCCGCGACCTCGACGTTACAATCAGCGACGTTGGTAACTTCTTCAGCCCCGACGACAACCGATTCGTGAAACTCCAGCCCGCTACGCCCGCTGCGGTGGTGTTCGAGTGGGGGCAGGCCCGCGCGCAGGATGGTACGCTGGTACTCTACGAAGTGGCTTTCGATAAAGAAACCGGCGATTTCTCGAAACCCATTTATAAAATTACGTCCGACAACAACGGCGTGTTGAACAAAGCCACTATCGCCCACCGCGACCTCAACCGAGTGGCAGCTTTGGCAGGCATCGGATCGCTGGGAACGGGCAAGCTGAAATGGACGGTGCTGGCGTCACGGGGCGTCAACGTGAAGCAGGCTGGTGCGTCGCGGATGTTGCAGGTTGAACGGCCAGCCGGTTTTGCCGATATTCCCGCCGATATTTTTCTGACCGGCGATGCCACCGAAGCCGGGGCCGATCTGGCGAAAGCCATTAAACTACGGGCCGTCCGTCCGGGCGAGTTCGAGGTTTACACCTCGCTCAAAGCGGGTACGTACCGCTTCGTCGACCGCACCACCGGCACACCAAAAGCGTTCTACATAGACGGCGTCAACATCAAGGAAAACGGCACGACAACCGTTACGGGGCCCTCGAAGGTGTACAAAGTAACGCTCGACTTCAACAACGCAGCCGCCCGCCTGACCGAAGTAAAATCGCTGGGGTTATGGTACAGCAACGACAACGCCGTGCGGTTTCCGCTCACCTACACGGGCAACGGCACCTGGACGCTGACCAACACCAAAATCGACTTTCCGGCAGTGCCCTGGGGCAAAGAGGAACGCTATAAATTTCGGCTTACCGTGGTAGGCGCCGATGGTAAAGACGCGTATGAGTGGTATGGTAGCAGCAACTCCGACAACTCCCGCGCCGATGCCAACAGCCCGGCAAGTTATTTTTATCTGTTCCCCATCGCTGAAAGTCAGTGGGATTACTCGTACAAATTCAACGGGGCCGTTGACGGCAAGAACGTTGATCTGCTGGTGTCACTGACTCCCACGGCGCAATATTTTCACCGGGTAACGATTAAGTAG
- a CDS encoding glycoside hydrolase family 76 protein, protein MLSAFLIICTLSNCKDPSVGQGALPPTPAYVFGWANIADSSTAVLNTAFWNAGSRYYNTDNRGDTQFQYWPQAHALDVLVDAYQRTSDARYVALMNDWFVGVNRANGNTFLNEYYDDMAWNALAMLRAYDATKDQKWLDATLRVWDDIKTGWNTSQGGGIAWRKGQRDYKNTPSNGPSAILAIRLYQRLKRPDDLAWANRIYDWLKRTLVDEQTGLVYDGINRTGNGQIDLNWKFTYCQGVWIGAGLELYRQTGNAVYLNDALKTANNALSDPGLTTGGLMRDEGEGDGGLFKGILVRYLTLLALEPDAPQTTRSRYVSYLKFNAETLWRNGTTRPALLFGPNWNARVGNRTELKTQLSGAMLMEAMALLKSRNAL, encoded by the coding sequence ATGCTTTCCGCTTTCCTGATTATCTGCACGTTATCCAACTGCAAAGACCCGTCGGTTGGGCAGGGTGCCCTGCCGCCCACGCCCGCTTACGTGTTCGGGTGGGCAAACATTGCCGACAGCAGTACCGCCGTACTGAACACCGCTTTCTGGAACGCGGGCAGTCGCTATTACAACACCGACAATCGGGGCGATACGCAGTTTCAGTACTGGCCGCAGGCCCACGCGCTGGACGTACTTGTTGACGCCTACCAGCGCACCAGCGACGCCCGCTACGTGGCACTAATGAACGACTGGTTTGTGGGCGTAAACCGCGCCAATGGCAACACGTTTCTGAACGAATATTACGACGACATGGCCTGGAACGCGCTGGCGATGCTGCGGGCCTACGACGCCACGAAAGACCAGAAATGGCTCGATGCCACCCTGCGCGTCTGGGACGACATAAAAACCGGCTGGAACACCAGTCAGGGCGGGGGCATTGCCTGGCGGAAAGGACAACGCGATTACAAAAACACGCCGTCCAACGGCCCATCGGCCATATTGGCAATCCGGCTGTACCAACGCCTGAAACGCCCCGACGACCTTGCCTGGGCCAACCGCATTTACGACTGGCTGAAACGAACGCTCGTAGACGAACAAACCGGACTGGTGTACGACGGTATCAACCGAACCGGCAACGGGCAGATTGACCTGAACTGGAAATTCACCTACTGCCAGGGCGTCTGGATTGGGGCGGGGCTGGAACTCTACCGCCAAACCGGCAACGCCGTGTACCTGAACGACGCCCTGAAAACCGCCAACAACGCCCTCAGCGATCCGGGCCTGACCACGGGCGGGCTAATGCGCGACGAAGGTGAAGGCGATGGCGGTCTGTTCAAAGGAATTCTGGTGCGCTACCTGACGCTGCTCGCCCTCGAACCCGACGCACCGCAAACCACCCGGAGCCGCTACGTTAGCTACCTGAAATTCAACGCCGAAACGCTCTGGCGCAACGGTACTACCCGCCCGGCCCTGCTCTTCGGCCCGAACTGGAACGCCCGCGTCGGCAACCGTACCGAACTCAAAACCCAACTCAGCGGAGCCATGCTGATGGAGGCAATGGCCCTGCTCAAAAGCCGAAATGCGCTGTGA
- a CDS encoding VCBS repeat-containing protein, whose protein sequence is MHDTDSLNILTYPYFYNGGGVALADFDRDGLTDIFFTANRRGGNRLYRNRGNFRFTDETARAGVSGMAHWTTGATVTDLNADGWPDLYVCAVNLSGLPPSRNQLFINQKNGTFRDEAGRYGLDFQGHSTQAVFFDYDHDNDLDCFLLNHTIDLRDDYRDASARLTPDAQSGSKLFENQNGRFVDVTERAGLYPGASYGLGVAVGDLNNDGWDDIYVGNDFRENDYCYIANPTPTPPQKGGALPPDDFGPSLLGRGWGGVTFAEQGRTLFAHHSRFSMGCTIGDYNNDGRNDIVTLDMLPADERVLKASLGDDEVDTYTYKQSFGFHDQLSRNTVQTNLGNGLFSDRALLLGVAATDWSWAPLLADFTNDGRADLLITNGIQHRTNDLDFIKFIGDNHRTTQVANRQRLTELIAQMPEGRVADCFFENTGNRFTDRSANAGFDRPTLSNGAAYADLDNDGDLDIVINRVNEPAGIYRNDAPKRNYLQINLQGLVGNSMGVGTRVDVWSRGQCRSVHQMPTRGFLSSVWPVLHIGLDTATVADSVVVRWPDGNRQIVQNVKANQRIDILFAEQPRQSKVISARPYPGAMALRADTLWQHRENMFNDFAVNPFIPHKVSTQGPRLAVGDVNGDDLDDFYVCGAKQQPGALFVQSPTGGFRQTNQAEFLADAIHEDVDALFFDADADRDLDLYVVSGGNEAFGTDSALADRLYRNDGCGNFQKDNNLPPMYENKSCVRATDFNRDGVPDLFVGGRVNARQYGAMPTSVLLTRARSKVKGFTVNALNLGMVTDAQWTDLNADGWPDLVVVGHWMPVTVLMNERGQLGQPTPLANSSGLWNCLVPLDADHDGDTDFLAGNWGLNSKLNALPLRLYLADPDQNGETDALLTVTRNGRNYPFLGKDKLESRLPYLKKKYLYYREQAGLTASELFGSTLTNARQLSVEMLMSCLLRNKNGRLVAEPLPNALQTAPIFCFAPLEKGLMLAGGNFYDVLPYEGRYDALPPTLFSPQTGLVRNYLPLSGQLRDAKRIRLANGQYALLLAFNNGPLRLVQEKLIFPQVVTESRSF, encoded by the coding sequence GTGCACGATACCGACTCGCTCAATATTCTGACCTACCCGTATTTCTACAACGGCGGTGGCGTGGCCCTCGCCGATTTCGACCGCGACGGGCTGACCGATATTTTTTTTACGGCGAACCGGCGGGGTGGCAACCGGCTATACCGCAACCGGGGCAATTTTCGCTTTACCGACGAGACAGCGCGGGCGGGCGTTTCGGGCATGGCACACTGGACTACCGGCGCGACCGTGACCGACCTAAATGCCGATGGCTGGCCCGACCTGTACGTTTGCGCCGTGAACCTGTCGGGCTTGCCGCCGTCGCGCAATCAACTGTTTATCAACCAGAAAAACGGCACCTTTCGCGACGAAGCAGGCCGCTACGGACTTGATTTTCAAGGCCATTCAACGCAGGCCGTTTTCTTTGATTACGACCACGACAACGACCTCGACTGTTTTCTGCTGAACCACACCATCGACCTGCGCGACGACTACCGCGATGCCTCGGCCCGGCTTACGCCCGATGCACAGTCGGGCAGCAAACTGTTTGAAAATCAGAATGGTCGGTTCGTTGACGTAACTGAGCGGGCGGGGCTGTATCCGGGTGCTTCCTACGGCTTAGGCGTGGCTGTGGGCGACCTCAACAACGACGGTTGGGACGACATCTACGTTGGCAACGATTTTCGCGAGAATGATTATTGTTATATAGCGAACCCCACCCCAACCCCTCCCCAGAAGGGAGGGGCTTTGCCGCCGGATGATTTTGGCCCCTCCCTTCTGGGGAGGGGTTGGGGTGGGGTCACGTTCGCCGAGCAGGGCCGCACCTTGTTTGCCCATCACAGCCGGTTTTCGATGGGCTGCACCATCGGCGATTATAACAACGACGGGCGCAACGACATCGTCACGCTCGATATGCTGCCCGCCGACGAACGGGTATTGAAAGCTTCATTAGGCGACGACGAGGTGGACACCTACACCTACAAACAAAGCTTCGGCTTCCACGACCAACTTTCGCGCAATACCGTTCAGACCAACCTCGGCAACGGCCTGTTCAGCGACCGTGCGCTGCTGTTGGGCGTGGCCGCTACCGACTGGAGTTGGGCACCGCTGCTGGCCGATTTCACCAACGATGGCCGCGCCGATCTGCTGATTACCAACGGCATCCAACACCGAACCAACGACCTCGATTTCATTAAATTCATTGGCGATAATCATCGAACGACACAAGTAGCCAATCGGCAGCGGCTGACGGAGTTAATTGCCCAAATGCCGGAGGGCCGCGTGGCCGACTGTTTCTTTGAAAACACTGGCAACCGCTTCACTGACCGCTCTGCCAATGCGGGTTTCGACCGGCCCACGCTCAGCAACGGAGCCGCCTACGCCGACCTCGACAACGATGGCGACCTCGACATTGTTATCAACCGCGTGAACGAACCGGCAGGCATCTACCGCAACGACGCACCCAAACGCAACTACCTGCAAATCAATCTACAAGGTCTGGTAGGCAATTCGATGGGTGTCGGTACGCGGGTCGACGTTTGGAGCCGGGGGCAGTGCCGTAGCGTACATCAGATGCCGACGCGCGGGTTTCTGTCGTCGGTGTGGCCGGTGCTGCACATTGGTTTAGACACGGCGACCGTGGCCGACAGTGTGGTGGTGCGCTGGCCGGATGGCAACCGGCAAATAGTGCAAAACGTGAAAGCCAATCAGCGCATCGACATTCTCTTTGCTGAACAACCGCGTCAAAGCAAAGTCATTTCAGCAAGGCCATATCCTGGAGCTATGGCATTACGGGCGGATACGCTCTGGCAGCACCGCGAAAATATGTTCAACGACTTCGCCGTGAACCCGTTCATCCCACACAAAGTCTCGACGCAAGGCCCCCGACTGGCCGTGGGCGACGTGAACGGCGACGATTTAGACGACTTTTACGTTTGCGGAGCCAAACAGCAACCCGGTGCCTTGTTCGTGCAATCGCCAACGGGCGGATTTCGCCAAACCAATCAGGCCGAATTTCTGGCCGATGCGATTCATGAAGACGTTGACGCGCTGTTTTTCGATGCCGACGCCGACCGCGACCTTGACCTGTATGTGGTCAGTGGCGGTAATGAAGCGTTCGGCACCGACAGCGCACTGGCCGACCGGCTTTACCGCAACGACGGGTGTGGTAACTTTCAGAAAGACAATAACTTACCACCTATGTACGAAAACAAAAGCTGCGTTCGGGCCACCGATTTTAACCGCGACGGTGTGCCGGATTTGTTTGTGGGCGGGCGCGTAAATGCCCGGCAGTACGGTGCCATGCCAACGTCGGTGTTATTGACGAGAGCAAGGAGTAAGGTAAAGGGGTTTACGGTGAATGCGTTGAATCTGGGGATGGTGACAGACGCGCAATGGACCGACCTGAACGCCGACGGCTGGCCCGATCTGGTGGTGGTGGGCCATTGGATGCCCGTTACAGTGCTGATGAACGAACGCGGGCAGCTCGGTCAGCCAACGCCCCTCGCCAACAGCAGCGGCCTTTGGAACTGTCTCGTACCACTCGACGCCGACCACGATGGTGACACCGATTTTCTGGCGGGCAACTGGGGTCTGAACAGCAAACTCAACGCCCTGCCCCTGCGGCTCTATCTGGCCGACCCCGACCAGAACGGCGAAACCGACGCCCTGCTGACCGTTACGCGCAACGGTCGCAATTACCCATTTCTGGGCAAAGACAAACTTGAAAGCCGGTTGCCGTACCTGAAAAAGAAGTACTTGTACTACCGCGAACAGGCGGGCCTGACCGCATCCGAACTATTCGGCAGTACCTTGACCAACGCCCGACAACTGAGCGTAGAAATGCTGATGTCGTGCCTGTTGCGGAATAAAAACGGTAGGCTCGTGGCCGAGCCGCTGCCCAACGCGCTGCAAACCGCGCCCATTTTTTGTTTTGCCCCACTCGAAAAGGGATTGATGCTGGCGGGCGGCAACTTCTACGACGTGCTACCTTACGAGGGCCGTTACGATGCCCTGCCTCCTACCCTGTTTTCGCCCCAAACCGGCCTTGTTCGGAATTATCTGCCCCTGAGCGGTCAACTGCGCGATGCCAAACGTATTCGGCTTGCCAACGGTCAGTATGCCCTGTTGCTGGCGTTCAACAACGGCCCGTTGCGGTTGGTGCAGGAGAAACTCATTTTCCCGCAGGTAGTAACCGAATCACGAAGTTTTTGA
- a CDS encoding DUF6134 family protein, translated as MLTICPSVTYAQKETAETRRYAIEVAGAQVGTLTATRKIQPDGQWFYTLISDVKVNFLIYKLKIYYKVDNLVRQGQLMRSTVETHTNRGDYVSRTEWKGDHYDIVAQQYKHDLTTTERALIDYTITDLYFTEPTHHKRAYAEYFGDFSAISRTPKGSYLAARRDGRADEYTYENGQLVKVIKKNPLKNFVIRLLPAGK; from the coding sequence TTGCTAACTATTTGCCCATCCGTAACGTATGCACAAAAAGAAACTGCCGAAACGCGCCGGTACGCCATTGAGGTAGCGGGGGCGCAGGTCGGCACTCTGACCGCCACCCGGAAAATACAGCCTGATGGTCAATGGTTTTACACGCTCATCAGCGACGTAAAGGTTAACTTTCTGATCTACAAGCTGAAAATTTATTACAAAGTCGATAATCTGGTTCGGCAGGGTCAGTTGATGCGGTCAACGGTAGAAACGCATACTAACCGGGGCGATTATGTGTCGCGCACGGAGTGGAAAGGCGATCATTACGACATCGTCGCGCAGCAGTACAAACACGACCTGACAACCACCGAACGCGCCCTGATCGATTATACAATCACAGACCTCTATTTCACCGAACCAACCCACCACAAGCGGGCCTATGCCGAGTATTTCGGTGATTTTTCCGCGATTAGCCGCACACCCAAAGGCAGCTACCTTGCTGCCCGGCGTGATGGTCGCGCAGATGAATACACCTACGAAAATGGTCAGTTAGTGAAAGTCATCAAAAAGAATCCACTCAAAAACTTCGTGATTCGGTTACTACCTGCGGGAAAATGA
- a CDS encoding 4Fe-4S binding protein encodes MQPIQRIGLALFIVGLLAFVGTLTLSQYRLTDAVLTQTVKKEHLDLLRQATADMQGKTYPYSFGFVSDLKARINQLNEGYRQRKEWDKVIGDNYAFSIARAASTGFFPANSGWFFALSVLLGIVGALLYILPNRKKELNRAVPTVRNNGIFKNPATNGGWIGIIVGTFLIGFYVLLYFFPEYLTNWLILFDPLSRALNGQPASQWFVYGTLYTAAILVMGVRMLIKYRHNRYQQLRTVSVMFFQTCFAFLIPELLAFLHQPAIDLKNIWPLDYSFYFDYRIDEKIKAGTFGIFLLVWGTALWLIGVPVLTYFYGKRWYCSWVCGCGGLAETLGDPYRQLSDKRLVAWKIERVVVHSVLVFAVVMTLAVVYTYATGQSSLLGFLDSYSLRSTYGFWIGGLFSGVVGTGFYPLLGNRVWCRFGCPLAAYLGLVQRFKSRFRITTNGGQCISCGNCSAYCEMGIDVRWYAQRGQDIVRSSCVGCGVCSSVCPRGVLNLETADPSSRVLDPMPIILGNDGVHVRGV; translated from the coding sequence ATGCAACCTATTCAACGCATCGGCCTCGCGCTCTTTATTGTTGGCCTCCTCGCGTTTGTCGGTACACTCACGCTGAGTCAGTACCGACTAACCGACGCCGTGCTGACGCAGACCGTCAAAAAGGAACACCTCGACCTGCTGCGGCAGGCCACCGCCGACATGCAGGGCAAAACGTACCCGTACTCGTTTGGGTTTGTGAGCGATTTGAAAGCCCGCATCAATCAACTGAACGAAGGCTACCGGCAGCGGAAGGAGTGGGACAAGGTCATCGGCGACAACTACGCGTTTTCGATTGCACGGGCCGCCAGCACTGGCTTTTTCCCGGCAAACAGCGGCTGGTTTTTTGCGCTGAGCGTATTGCTGGGCATCGTGGGGGCGTTGCTTTATATTCTTCCCAACCGTAAAAAAGAGCTAAATCGGGCCGTGCCGACAGTACGTAACAACGGCATTTTTAAAAACCCAGCTACGAACGGCGGCTGGATTGGCATCATCGTCGGTACGTTTCTGATTGGCTTTTACGTGCTGCTGTATTTCTTCCCCGAATACCTGACCAACTGGCTTATTCTGTTCGACCCGCTCAGCCGTGCCCTCAACGGCCAACCGGCCAGTCAGTGGTTCGTGTACGGCACCTTATACACGGCTGCTATTCTGGTGATGGGCGTCCGGATGCTCATCAAATACCGGCACAACCGCTACCAGCAACTCCGCACAGTGTCGGTCATGTTTTTCCAGACATGCTTCGCGTTTCTGATTCCCGAACTGCTGGCCTTTTTGCACCAACCCGCCATCGACCTGAAAAACATCTGGCCGCTCGATTATTCGTTCTACTTCGATTACCGCATCGACGAAAAAATCAAGGCCGGTACGTTCGGGATTTTTCTGCTTGTCTGGGGTACGGCCCTGTGGCTCATCGGTGTGCCGGTGCTGACCTATTTTTACGGCAAACGCTGGTACTGCTCGTGGGTATGCGGCTGCGGTGGCCTGGCCGAAACCCTCGGCGACCCCTACCGCCAACTGTCTGACAAACGTCTGGTTGCCTGGAAAATAGAACGCGTAGTGGTGCATAGTGTACTGGTGTTTGCCGTAGTGATGACGCTGGCCGTGGTGTACACCTACGCAACCGGGCAGTCGAGTTTACTTGGTTTCTTAGACTCGTATAGTTTGCGCTCAACCTACGGATTCTGGATTGGCGGGTTGTTTTCGGGCGTAGTCGGTACGGGCTTCTACCCGCTTTTGGGCAACCGCGTCTGGTGCCGGTTTGGGTGCCCGCTGGCGGCTTATCTCGGTTTGGTTCAGCGGTTTAAGTCGCGCTTTCGGATTACTACCAACGGCGGGCAGTGCATTTCGTGTGGCAACTGCTCGGCCTACTGCGAAATGGGTATCGACGTGCGCTGGTACGCGCAGCGCGGTCAGGACATCGTGCGGTCGTCGTGTGTGGGTTGTGGCGTATGCTCGTCGGTTTGCCCGCGCGGGGTGCTGAACTTGGAAACCGCCGACCCCAGTAGCCGCGTTCTCGACCCTATGCCGATTATTCTGGGGAACGATGGCGTGCATGTGAGAGGGGTTTAA
- a CDS encoding NAD(P)/FAD-dependent oxidoreductase: MSHLVIIGNGIAGITTARHVRQQSPDHRITVISAESDHFFSRTALMYIYMGHLKYEHTKPYEDWFWAKNRIDLKRARVEAVETDAKQLRLDDGSFLGYDQLVIATGSKPSFFGWPGQYLTGVQGLYGLPDLDAMERNTQGISHAVVVGGGLIGVEMAEMLHSRHISVTMLVRERTYWSSVLPAEEGELIGRHLRRHGVDLQLQTELREILPDSQGRVRAIVTTDGREMPCQFVGLAIGVTPNVSLLDGAGIDVKRGVLVNEFFETNIPNVYAVGDCNEFREPVFGSDGAPRKANEQIWYTGRMHGETLAQTLCGKRTAYQPGVFFNSAKFFDIEYQTYGTVNAQLAEGEQTLYWEATNGEQCLRINYLADGQRVVGLHGFGLRLRHAVVDRWIRDKQPLSYVLARLREANFNPEFADFVVAESDNTLRLDRSRNWLARLFA, encoded by the coding sequence GTGTCGCACCTCGTCATCATCGGAAACGGCATTGCTGGCATCACCACCGCCCGGCACGTTCGGCAGCAAAGCCCCGACCACCGCATTACGGTAATTTCGGCGGAGTCAGACCATTTTTTCTCGCGAACGGCCCTGATGTATATCTACATGGGCCACCTGAAATACGAACACACCAAGCCCTACGAGGACTGGTTCTGGGCTAAAAACCGTATTGATTTAAAGCGGGCGCGGGTCGAAGCTGTAGAGACCGATGCTAAACAACTTCGGTTAGACGACGGCTCGTTTCTGGGCTACGATCAGTTGGTGATTGCTACCGGCTCTAAACCGTCGTTTTTCGGCTGGCCGGGTCAGTATCTGACTGGTGTTCAGGGTTTATATGGTCTTCCCGACCTCGACGCGATGGAGCGCAATACGCAGGGAATCAGCCACGCCGTAGTGGTGGGCGGTGGCCTGATTGGTGTTGAAATGGCCGAAATGCTGCACTCGCGGCATATTTCCGTTACGATGCTCGTGCGCGAACGAACCTACTGGTCGTCGGTGCTACCCGCTGAGGAGGGCGAGTTAATTGGGCGGCACCTGCGTCGGCACGGTGTCGATTTGCAGTTGCAGACCGAACTCCGCGAGATTTTGCCCGACAGTCAGGGTCGCGTTCGGGCTATTGTGACGACCGATGGGCGGGAGATGCCGTGTCAATTTGTGGGGTTGGCGATTGGCGTAACGCCGAACGTTTCGTTGCTGGATGGAGCGGGCATCGACGTGAAGCGGGGCGTTTTAGTCAATGAATTTTTCGAGACCAACATTCCCAACGTGTACGCCGTGGGCGACTGCAACGAGTTTCGGGAGCCGGTGTTTGGCAGCGACGGTGCCCCGCGCAAAGCCAATGAGCAAATCTGGTACACAGGTCGGATGCACGGCGAAACGCTGGCCCAGACTCTCTGCGGAAAGCGAACCGCTTACCAGCCGGGCGTCTTTTTCAACTCAGCCAAATTCTTCGATATTGAATACCAGACCTACGGCACCGTAAACGCCCAACTGGCTGAGGGTGAGCAAACACTGTATTGGGAAGCCACCAACGGCGAACAATGTTTGCGGATTAATTACTTAGCCGATGGGCAGCGTGTTGTTGGCCTGCACGGTTTCGGTCTGCGGCTGCGCCACGCCGTAGTCGACCGCTGGATTCGCGACAAACAGCCGCTGAGTTATGTACTGGCCCGGCTCCGCGAAGCCAATTTTAACCCGGAGTTCGCCGATTTCGTAGTCGCCGAAAGCGATAACACACTCCGGTTAGACCGTTCACGAAACTGGCTGGCGCGGTTGTTTGCGTAG